The Ctenopharyngodon idella isolate HZGC_01 chromosome 19, HZGC01, whole genome shotgun sequence genomic sequence agagcagaagaagaaagaTGACAACCCTAATCGAAGGAACTTGAACCCTCGCAAAATCAAAACCCGTAAAGAAGAATGGGAACGCCGGAAAATGGGGGAGGAGTTCGTTGTCCCCAAAAACGATGGCATGgggtaataaaaacatctgtTAAAGGATACTATTGATGTCTATGTaagtttaatattataatgtatgtGTCTCTAACAGTAACTCCTCAGAAGTGTTGAACGGCAGTATTGGCTCTGGTGATGATGGTTTTAATCACTCTGATGGGTATTTGGACCAAAGCACTAACTCCTACAGCTATGATCCCGGCTCTCCTCTCCCGCCTCCAATGCAAGAGGACTTcccaccaccaccacctccAGACATACCGTGAGTGTCTTAAAATAGCCTATGATTTCCCTGTTGTTGAGTATCAGATGCAGGTTTATTTCTGAGCTGACGAACACTTGTTCTCTTCCAGGTATAATGAATCTGGTGGTGCGCCTCCAAAGCGTAGCAGTCTTTTAAGCCCCAGTCATCCTCCTCCAGCTCCACCAACGATGCCTTCTTCTCCAGGCCGTCCAACTGTGGCTCCTCCTCTGGCACCGCCACCACCTCCACCTCCCGGTGGCATGATCCCACCTCCACCACCGCTAGGTTTTGATTCACCCCCCTCTCCTCCTCCGTTCTCCAACAATTCTGCATCTGTCCCACCTCCACCACCCATGGAAGCCTGTATTCCAGCTCCTCCTCCGCCACCCATGTCAGGTGGACCACCTCCTCCTCCccctccacctcctcctccaGGTCCTCCTCCACCCTCTGCTCCAGCCCCACCTCCCTCAGCAGGAGCTCCTGCTCCCGCCGCACCCAAAGCCCAGCCTGCTCCAGCCCAGGGTGACGCTCGCAGTGACCTTCTTTCAGCCATCCGTCAAGGTAACATAATTAGATACATTTATATACTCTTAATTTAgattaaacaataattaaaatgtcatgtaCACACTTCAAGGTGCGTCACATTTACCATTACTCAGCTAAATCAGGGTTTCTACAGATCTTAAAAAGCtcttaaagtattagttcacttctgaattaaaatttcctgataatttactcacccccatgtcatccaagatgtttgtctttcttcagtcgaaaagaaattatgttttttgaggaGAACATTCCAgaatagtggacttcaacggctaccaactGTTTGAAGGTctaaactgcagtttcagtgtagcttcaaagagctctacatgatcccagatgaggaataagggtcttatctagtgaaacgatcggtcattttttttattttttttttattaaaatttatatactttttaaccacaaatgctcatcttgcactagctctgcgatgtgccatgcattacgtaatcacgttagaaaggtcacacgtgacctaGGAgtaagtaccgatccagtgtctacaaagcaaacgtgcaaagacaaagtcaaacagcatttaaaaaaaaaaaaaaaaaggtaacacaacgatgtcggacgattttgaagttggaagagaaaatgagatggagtttttcgccgtaccgcagtacttccgcctacgtcacgtgtaacctttccaacatgattacataatgcatggtgcatcacagagcagtgcaagacgagcgtttatggttaaaaagtatataattttttatttttatttatttttttagaaaatgacagattgtttcactagataagaccctcattccttgtctgggatcgtgtagagtcctttgaagctgcactgaaactgtaatttggtccctgttgaagtccactatatggagaaaaatcctggaatgttttcctcaaaaaccttaatttcttttcgactgaagaaagaaagacatgaacatcttggatgacatggggctgagtaaattatcaggaaatttgaattttgaaatcAACTAATCCTAAGTTGATTTTTCTGTGCCCACTGGTAGATacttgttcttgttttaatcaCAAACTCACTTTAGTTTGGTAAATTTCACagacttcatattttgtgtcaTTTTGCATCTCGAGTacatgtatcttgatttaagaatgtttcgaTTTTTGTACTGGGAAAAAAAGATgacaaaaatcactttttttttatgtgcagtgCGATCAGAAGTTACAGTAAAAGTTTTCCAATGAATTAAAAAGTAACGGATATCTGTTAGAAGTCGTATTTTCAAACTCTGAAGTGTTGCTAATACAACTCATCGTGTTTCTCCCTAGACAATTACATTTAGAAAACATTGATGTATAGTTTTCCCTtcaatttatttcataaatttcCTATTGTTggtcttaaaaaggtctttaaaaagtattttaccTTCATAGAACCTGCAGAAACATTGTAAATTTTGCAGTGAAATCCAGTCGTTCCAATAGGAATCCACTTGATCCTGAGTTTCGTGTGAGGGTGAAAAAGTTCCCTGTGCAGATTTTGCTTATGTTCAAGTTGTCATGCGAATTTGCTGATATTGTATCACTCCGTTTTTTGCAAAGTCTGACTAACAGATCTAGATAATGCAGTTGTAGCACAGCTTCATCTGGCATGTTTACACATAATCTGACTAACTGTCCTTGGCATTGTGTGCACACTCCTAAAAAACAGAGGTGACGCACATTGTGTGTTTAATCCTTCAAATATTGTGCCACGTATACTCGGACAGAGAGATGAAGACTGTATTTAAACTACACAAAACAAGTTGCAGCTTGATTATAACtgagtgcatgtaaacatgctgACTGTAAATTCACTGACCATCTGGAATACATCTGTTTCAGGTGATCTGATCTCACATATTGATTTGCTTACTCTTATGAGATTGTCTTCAGATTAAAATTGAGATGATGATCTTACCTTAAGTGGTTTAACATAGCTTGTAATGTTTCTTAAAATGTGACTGAGCTTGCTgaaattgtttgtgtgtgtgcgtaggATTTAACCTGCGTAAGGTGGAGGAACAGCGAGAGCAGGAGAAGAGAGATCACATGGGCAATGATGTCGCAGCCATCCTGTCCCGCCGCATTGCCGTGGAGTGCAGCGACTCCGAGGATGATTCATCGGAGTTTGATGATGATGACTGGTCTGACTAACGCTATCGTCCCGCTCTTCATCACCTGTGCTATGACATTAAGATCATTCCTTTTAGACCTCACACTTCTCATATTACCTGTTTACCTGCAGTGAGGCCAAAAGCAAATAAGGGGAAGTGGGCCAaatagtgtgtgtttgtgtgtctgtgtgtgtccagAGGGTTGAGTCTAATCTAAATGAGAGTGTGAATTATTTAGTTGATAAGCCTTCTCCTGTTTCAGAGCGGCTGTGCCTCTGTATAATGTGGCCAAAGGTAAAccgagactgtgtgtgtgtgtgcgcgtacTTGTGTGTATGTGCTTCCATATTTTCCTCTTTATGCATCAGTATCGTTTTTGTTACAATCCCACGATTTAACAATACTCTGTATAAC encodes the following:
- the wasf2 gene encoding wiskott-Aldrich syndrome protein family member 2, producing MPLVTRNIEPRHLCRQTLPNTIKSELECVTNITLANIIRQLGSLSKYAEDVFGELFIQASSFAERVNTLGERVDKLQVKVTQLDPKEEEVSLQAITSRKAFHSNFIQDQQLFIRLSLPQPIHETYLTCNEPPPLNNLSSYREDGKEALKFYTDPSYFFDLWKEKMLQDTKDIIKEKRRHKKKKDDNPNRRNLNPRKIKTRKEEWERRKMGEEFVVPKNDGMGNSSEVLNGSIGSGDDGFNHSDGYLDQSTNSYSYDPGSPLPPPMQEDFPPPPPPDIPYNESGGAPPKRSSLLSPSHPPPAPPTMPSSPGRPTVAPPLAPPPPPPPGGMIPPPPPLGFDSPPSPPPFSNNSASVPPPPPMEACIPAPPPPPMSGGPPPPPPPPPPPGPPPPSAPAPPPSAGAPAPAAPKAQPAPAQGDARSDLLSAIRQGFNLRKVEEQREQEKRDHMGNDVAAILSRRIAVECSDSEDDSSEFDDDDWSD